AATTGCAGTAGGGGATACTCATCCCAGAACAGCCCCAATATTACGTTGGATCGCTGAGAGTTATAACTCTGATGCTTATAAAGAAGATAATTGGGCAGAGTTAGAGGACTATTGAGAGAAGCCTAGCTAATTATTTTCTATCTAACGGATGTACCACCAGAGAAAATATTGCGTCAACATAAAAGATAGACAGAATGTCGATAAATTTGTATAAGTTAAATCTCAACCTGAATTGAAGATGCCTAATAACATAAAAGAGCAAATTACAAACGACCTGCAACAAGCTAAACAAACCGGACAACTCAGAACAGAACGCATTCGAGAAATTGTCAAAGCCGCAGTTTCTCAAGTTGTTTCTGAATTCAAAGAAGGTTCTACAGAACTTCGTACTATTGTGAAAGATGCTGTAAGTACAGTTGTTGAAAACTTGCAAGACAAAGGTGGCGAACTGAAAGAAGAAGTGACGGCATCTATTGAAGGAGCCTTGGAAGCCGTTAATAGTAAAAGACATGAAAATATTGCAAAAACCCAAGCTGAAGTTAAACAGCTACAAATTAAGTTGGATGAAGAAGAAGAGAATATCCAGCGAGAAGTAGATGGAATTTTAACAGAAATTCAAGACACGAGTAAAGAGAAATCAGCTAGTTCAAAAACCGCGATCAATTCTGCTGTCGATGCTATTAAAGATAGTGAGGAATTTTCACTACTGAAGAAACGCTATGCTCAACTACGAGCACAGTTGGCTATAGTCCAAGCTAACTTAGCTGCACGTTATGGTGGACGTTCTGAGGAAGTGAAGGGACATTTAGACGACGCCAAAACCTGGTTTAACGAAGCGCGTCCACAAGCAGAAGCGGTGGTTACACAGGTACAAGAAAAAAGCTCGCAACTGGATGAGAAGATTGGGGAAGCGGGTACGGCGATCGCCAAAAAAGAACGTCAAATCCGACAAATCTTAAGAGAGTTGCTTTTAACAGCGGCTGACAAGATTAAAGATAAAGAACCGATTAATAAATAGATCTTGGCGATCACAAAAAAGAGTCCGTATTTACGGACTCTTTTTTGTATTTGAAAACCTGCGGATGCAGGTTTTTATTCTGTGTCAGCGCCACTTGTTGTCGCTGGGATAATTTACTGGACTTTAGTATACTTGCTCTCCATTCAATTTATCTTCGTACTTAGCAATAACCCAAACTGCATGAATACTACCAGGAAGCCAACCTAAAAGCGTTAGCAAAACGTTAATCAACAAAGTAGGACCAATTCCAACTGTCAAGAAAACACCTAAAGGAGGAATAACCAAACCAAGAACCAAACGGAGTAGTTTCGTCATAATATCACTGCTACTTTTTCAAAATTTGTTTTCACTTACATTTTCCTGAATTAACCGAAAGAATAACTCCTCCAGAGGAATTATTTGAATTCGGCTTTAAGTAGAGATCACAAGGTGTCGTCTCTACAACTCATTGCTGAGATTTAACTCGAAGGTAGTTGCGCCTTGTCTTTAATTTCTTCACTGGCAGTTAAAATTCTTCTTTCAGTAAAGTAATTGTTAATTAAAGTACCAGCAAAAGAAAGAACAACTGGACCAAGAATAAAAGCTATTAATCCGTGAACTTGGAACCCAGGAGCTAAAAAGGCAGCTATTGAGAAACAAATCCCGTTAACAATGAGTGAAAATGCTCCCAAGCTTACTAAGTTAAGTGGCAAAGAAAGAGCTGATAGAACTGGCTTAACTGAACCATTCACAAAGCCTATAAGCAAACCAGCAACCAAAGCCGATACAAAGTTACTAATGTTGACACCAGGAACAACTAAATCAACAATTAGCAAGCTCAAAGCTGTTATTAGAGTCGTTAAAAATGTTGGCAGTAATGTTGGGGGCATAAATTGTTTCCTAAAAACTAACCTAAAAACTAACTAGAGAAGATGTTTTTAGCATCCTTCTTCTATCTTGAAATGATCAGATGCGTATCAACCTCTCTAGTAAGGTAGATATCCTATTACGCCATTTGGCTAGTTTTGAAAATAATTGAGAGTTAAGTGTTATGAATAAAATAAATAATTTCTTGTTAGCGAATTCTAAAGAAAATATTAAATTTGTAAGGTGCATTACTGTTGGTTAACGTACCCTACACTGACTTTGATAAATGTCCTTTATAACTATTCTGATGGTGCTGCATTTGACTTAAAATAAAGCGATGATTTATACAAAACTTGTTCTTGATGAGTTTCTAAAGTACAATCCGATAAAGCATAAGCAACACAGGTGATTGTGTAGCCAGCTTCCACTTCATGCGGACGTAGAAACTTTTGCTCACTTTGATCAACTTCCCCACTGATGATTTTGGCAACACAGGCGGAACATTCCCCTTGATTGCATCCTGAAGGAAGACGGATACCAGCTTCTTGAGCGATATCAAGAATATATTGATCATCTGGGACTTCAATGGTGCGATCCAATCCGATTCCAGAATTGACGAGTCGAACTTGATAAACTGTCATGTGATAAGTAGTTTTACAGTGGCAAGGGCATAAGACGAAAAATCCTGCTTGATTTGGTGAATCAGGGCAAATGATGGATTTCCCCCTACACCCTTACACCCTTACACCCTTACACCCCTACACCCTTATACCCCTAACCTACCCTCTTGGCAAAGGTTAGTGGTCGCAAACTGAAACAAAATGCAAAAATATATAAACGTACTTAATGAGTGCTGAGTTCAATCAAGATAATAAGGAGAAAATGACTCAAGATTTCTTACGAACTTATAATTTATTTTTCAGGACTCGCAACTCACAAACTTTATTCGTTGATACTATTTTTGTAAATACCCATGTCTGATTATCCCCAATACCTCAGCGGAAACGACATTCGCCAAAAATTCCTTGACTTCTATGCTCAACGGGGACACCAAATTCTCCCGAGTGCTTCCCTCGTACCAGAAGATCCAACCGTACTGCTGACGATCGCGGGGATGCTACCATTTAAACCCATCTTCCTCGGACAGCGGACAAGCGAATTCAAACGTGCGACGACTTCCCAAAAATGCATCCGCACCAATGATATCGAAAATGTCGGACGCACCAAACGGCATCACACGTTCTTTGAGATGTTGGGAAACTTCAGCTTTGGAGATTATTTCAAAGAACAAGCAATAGCTTGGGGTTGGGAGTTGTCCACAAAAGTCTTTGGTTTACCACCAGAACAACTCGTTGTCAGTGTCTTTGAGGAAGATGACGAAGCTTTTGGAATTTGGCGCGATAAAATTGGTGTTCAGGAAGCACGAATCAAGCGCATGGGGGCTGATGATAACTTTTGGGCTTCTGGTCCGACTGGCCCTTGTGGTCCATGTTCAGAGATATACTATGATTTCCACCCGGAACGTGGCGATGACAACATAGATTTAGAAGATGACAGCCGGTTTATCGAGTTTTATAACCTCGTCTTCATGCAATATAACCGAGATGCTGAAGGAAACTTAACACCACTGGCGAACAAAAACATCGACACTGGGATGGGTTTGGAGAGGATGGCGCAAATCCTCCAAAGAGTTCCCAACAACTACGAAACTGATTTAATCTTCCCCATTATCAAAACAGCAGCGGAAATTGCTGGGATAGACTACGCCAAAGCTGATGAGAAAACTAAAGTCTCCTTAAAAGTGATTGGAGATCATATTCGTGCAGTCGTCCACATGATAGCCGATGAAATCCGCGCTTCTAATGTGGGACGAGGTTATATTCTGCGCCGCCTGATTCGTCGGGTTGTCCGTCATGGAAGATTGATTGGGATTGGTGGAGAGTTTACTACCCAAGTTGCGGAAAGTGCGATCGCCCTCTCCGAATCAGCTTACCCCAATGTCCGGCAAAGAGAAAACGCCATCAAAGCAGAACTGCAACGAGAAGAATCCCGCTTCCTGAAAACTTTGGAACGTGGTGAAGAACTGCTGACAGAAATTATCCAACAGGTGCAAAGCAAAGGCGAAACCCAAATTAGTGGTGAAAGTGCTTTCACCTTATACGATACTTACGGTTTCCCTTTAGAACTGACTCAAGAAATTGCTGCTGAAAACAACCTCACCGTAGATGAGGCTGGTTTTGATACGGAAATGCAAAAGCAAGTAGAACGCGCCAAGGAAGCACACAAAACAATCGACTTAACAGTGCAAGGTTCTCTGGACAAGCTGGCAGAAGATATCCAGGCGACAGAATTTATCGGATACACCCAACCTGTGGCGACATCCAAAGTCGAAGTGTTGTTGGTAAGTGGCGTCTCCCAAGAAGAAGCAGAAGCAGGAACAGACGTGCAAATTGTCCTCGACCAAACTCCATTTTATGCAGAGTCGGGAGGACAAATTGGCGATCGCGGATATCTCTCCGGTGATGGCGTCCTCGTGACAATTCACGACGTGAAAAAAGAATCTGATTTCTTTGTTCACTTCGGACGCATCGAACGCGGTACAATCCGAGTAGGAGATACTGTTACCGCCCAAATTGACCAAGCTTGTCGTCGTCGTCTCCAAGCTAACCACACCGCAACTCACCTCTTGCAAGCGGCGTTGAAGAAAATTGTTGATGACTCCATCTCGCAAGCAGGTTCGCTGGTGTCATTTGACAGATTACGGTTTGACTTCAACTGTCCCCGTGCTTTAACACCAGATGAGATACACCAAGTTGAGGAACTGGTGAACTCTTGGATAGCTGAAGCACATTCTGCCAAAGTGGAAATTCTACCTTTAGCCGAAGCAAAAGCTAGAGGTGCTGTCGCTATGTTCGGGGAAAAATACGGCGAAGAAGTACGCGTCATTGATTTTCAAGGTGTATCAATGGAATTGTGCGGGGGGACTCACGTCAGTAACACTGCGGAGATAGGTGTTTTCAAAATTATCTCTGAAGCTGGGGTGGCGTCAGGAGTGCGGCGAATTGAAGCAGTTTCAGGTCCTGCAATCCTAGATTACCTGAATGTACGAGATAAGGTCGTGAAAGATTTGAGCGATCGCTTCAAGGTAAAACCCGAAGAACTCCCCGACAGAATTACAACTCTGCAAAATGAACTCAGAACCAGCCAGAAGGAATTAGAAACTCTCAAGTCACAGCTTGCGATCGCCAAATCAGATAGTTTGCTGCAAACAGTCGAGTCCATCGGCGATTATAAAATTCTCGTCGCCAAAATGGAAGGCGTTGATCCAGAGTCCTTAAAAACTGTAGCTGAACGCTTGCTGCAAAAACTTGGTAATGGTGCAGTGGTGTTGGGTTCTGTTCCAGAAGAGGGGAAAGTCAGCTTAGTTGCAGCTTTTAGTTCAGAAGTGAATAAGAAAGGGTTGCAAGCTGGGAAATTTGTGGGTGCGATCGCCAAAATTTGTGGCGGTGGCGGCGGCGGAAGACCGAATCTTGCACAAGCAGGCGGACGTGATGCGAGTAAATTACCTCTGGCGTTGGAACAAGCGCAAAATGAGTTGCGATCGGCTTTGGGTTAATTGTATTTTCTTGTGGGGCAGGCATCTTGCCTGCCTGGAAACTTTGAATAAATTTGTAGGCTGAGTTAGGTAAGCATTAGAACAGAAAACCCCGTATACGTCTGTTAACACTACGACAATAACTGCAACAAAGACTCCAATGTGTTGTAGCCCCATTTGAGTGTCATTAACCCGGAGATGATTGTCAGTCCCAAACAGAATATAATGCCATTGGTTAGCGGTATGAAATTGTCAAAAAAATAAGCATAGCTACCCCAACTTAATGCAGCAATTATCAGTCCGACTGCCGCCCCAGCACTAAAGCGCTTAAGCAACGTGGTAGGACTTTCTACTTTTGATTTGGGTTGGTTTAGTTCGTGTGGTGATGGTTCCATAAGAAACTTTTGACTTTTTAAATAACAGTGTTGAGCAATATTTCCCAATTTAGTCTAAATTACTGAGTAAGTGCTTCACCCTTGTGGGTAGGTACTTTATACTAAAATTGGCTTAAAAAATGTACTATCTCCACACCACTACGCCGAAGTACAAAGGATGCAGAAAGTCACAGTTGACGATATTAAACGAGATCCCTTGAAGTACCTTAATCAAGTTGAGGCGGGTGAAAGCTTTGTCATTGTCCAAGCAGACAAGGCAATTGCCGAACTAAAACCAATTACAAATACTAACAAGCAATTACGACCATTTGGTTTGTGTGCTGGAGAATTTACAGTGCCTGATGATTTTGATGAACCTTTGCCCGAAGACAGCTTGCGGGGTTACCGTGTACACACATCTCGCTCAAAACCTCACCCTCGCTTTTAGCATAGCTAAAATCTTTCCCTCTCCTTTATAAGGAGAGGGATGCCCGACAGGGCAGGGTGAGGTTCCGAACGTGAGTGCATCTCGTAGAGAAGGAGTTTTGAGTCATTCGATGACTTGTGTGTCGTAGGCTTGCACCGGAGTAGTCTACCCATCCAATAAATAAAAAAGGGATTCTTATCGCAATCCCTTTTTTAAAAACAAACTTTATCCAAAATTAATTTAATTAGAAAACTCGAAAAATAAATGGATAACGGAACGGTTCATCAGGGTTAGTGAAACAGTGCAACAGCGCCCAAATTGTCAGTCCCCAGTGTAGTAAAAAGCCAAAAGCAACAACAGGGAAGAACAAAATTCCGCCAAGACCAAGGGTGAGAAAAGATATAATCCCAATTGGAACTCCAATTAGTATTGCCCAGAACCAAACATTGAAGTGAAAATTAATTGATTCTTTGGCGTTGCTTTTAACAACTGGATCATCGGAAATTAAGTTAATTAAAATTGGAACACCAACCGAAAATAATGTTGTACTAAAAAAAATCGCCCCATGACACAGAGATGATAGCAATTTGCGCTTATCAGAATCGTATGTAACTCGCATCGTTGGTGGCTCCTCAATTCGCTTTCTTGTTTTGATTTTAACGGTTACCAAATAAATTTAGCATTACAGGTTACCGTACTTAGAAAGCTTTTACGCTTTTCCTTAGCTACAGGTTAACTTTGAGTGCAACTCATCAATTATAGGTTATGAGGTTTTCCGAACTCTTACACAGTAAAAGAAAAGTTAAGATCTAACAGGCGTGAATGCGCTCCGCAGCTTTAAGATCACTCCGAGGTGCTTCCAGCATGCAGTGTCTGGCGAAGGCGATCGCACTCGTAGCAACAGACGCGCCGCGCGCGTATTGTTCAGACACATTTTCTATCCTGAGTAAGTAGAAAACAATTAAGAGGTGTATTTATGAGCAAATCAATTTCTAAGTTAGTTGATGAACTACCAACCAGCAATTTGACCGTTTCTGCATTGCGCGCGCTCGATTTTATTGCTCCTGGTGAGTGGCAAAATGTAGTTGGGTTTGTTAATACCATCAAAACTGTCACTGGCGAAACCGACGAAAGGCTGATTCAACAAATTGGCGAACGAGCAGTTTATCTCTACAACGATCGCTCTGGTGGATACCAACGAGCAATGTGGCTTTATCAAACCGTTGAACACACAGATAAAGCACTTGGTGCAGCCGCTTTAGCAAACAAAGTGGGTGAGAAAATTCCCCTTTTGGGTTTTTTAAACCGAATGACTCCCAAAGCTGATAAAGCACAAACCATAGATTTGTGCTTGAAATTAGTTGTTGAGTTAGTCGCTTTCTGCCAAATTAACGGTATTCCTGGAAACAGTATTGGCGATTTTGTCAAGTCTTTGGGTGAATACAGCGGTGAGTCGTTCATCCGTATGGCTGCATTAGTTTGCTTTGATGGTTTGATACCCTTAGGTCCGGACTTTATTAACAAAGCACTATCTAGAATTAATCAGACAAGCCCTCAGGAGTTAGAGCAAAACTCGACCTTTCAAAATATCAAAACACAAATTCCAGGTAACAATTCCAGTAGCAAACTGAACTTTATCGGCGAAAGCTTCAATTTAGTGAGTGGTTGGATGAATGGTCTGATTACTTCAAAGAATTTAACACCACAAAAGGTAGCTAACAACTTGCAAAGTTTTGTTGATATTGCTGATGATAAGCTAGATTATGTTGCTGCGTTGCTGGATATCTCGACGAATTACTACGAACATACAGGTACACAAACTTTAGCACGTCGATTGATAGAGCGAGCTGCGGCTGAAATTTAAGCCAGGTAAATCTGGGTGCTAGCCCCAGCAAGTGTTGGATAATAAATCATTATTAACAAAGGTAGTTAACAATGGGCAGACTCAATCCCTACACTCTACAGATGGAACTTACCCGGATGTTTGAGAACGGGCAATCGTTTTTCGCGACAACAAAAGTGCATGATTGGTTAAAAGAACGTCATCATAATCCTGCGGATTACGATATTATTTTTCATCAAAAACCAGCACCTCCTGGTTCCAAATCAGTCATGGTTGTTGAAGTTGAATTGCGTCGTAAAGATGGACAACCTGTTGACCCCTGGTTGCAAGAACAAGCCAATCTTCATGCTTGATAACGATGAGTACGTTACTGATGATTTAGTTACGTATAAATTCCAATGGTTGACAATCCCAAGATGTTGCTCGATGGAGACTTTCCAATGAGATATAAATATATCTTAGGTTGATTTCCACCAACATCAAAGTATTGAATATCAGTCAGATTGGCTTTGAGCAAGTCAGCCAATTTTTGACATTTTACTAGGCAGCTTTTGTATTCTTTTTCACTTTCCTCATCACTCGATTCAGAAATGTAATGCTTATATTGTCTGAATAACTTGGCAAAAAACTTATCCCCTTGTTGAACTGCGACTACAGTATCAGGGAGTTGGTTTGTTAATTCCAATAGTTTTTCAGGACTAATTGTGCTAGTTTCCCAAAAGACTACTTCTAATGGATAGTCTGATTCGCTAGACCACAAAATTCCCTCGGTTAGCTTTTTTATTTTTTCAGAAAGTTGCTGTTCAGAAAATCTCTCTGGTTGAAAACTATCTGTAAGGGACATTTTATCGGTAAATACTATGGATAATAAAATTGAAAACATTTATAACTATATAAAAATATCAGATTTTATTGCAACTTCCGGACAACCAACAATCAAAGAATTTTCAGCAATTCAACAAGCAGGATATCAAATTGTTGTAAATTTGGCACTACCAGAATCTACTAACGCTTTACCTGAGGAAAAACAAATTGTTGAATCTCAAGGTATGCAGTATGTTCACATTCCTGTTGTTTGGGAAAAACCCACTATTGAAAACCTGAACGAATTTTTTAGCGTCATGGAAGCAAACACGGATAAAAAAGTGTTTGTTCATTGTGTTGCCAATAAGAGAGTTTCGGCATTTATCTATCTTTATTGTCGTCTACATGAACAAATGAGTGAGGAAGATGCAAACAAAGACTTACATAAAATTTGGGTTCCCAATGAGATTTGGCAAAATTTTATAGAACAGGTGATAAAGAATTATTATTTTTTATAAATGCTTGTTCATCCGGACATGATATAAATACCAGGTGCAATTACGATGTATCAAATTGTTGCCAATCTGACCGAAAACCAGGTTTCTAATTTGCTGGATTTATACAAAAACGAATTTTGGAGCTACAAACGTCAACGTGAAGATATTGTAAAAATGCTTGCAGCATCAGACATTATCGTCGGATTGGTAGATGAGAATGAACAATTAATTGGTTTTACTCGTGTTCTCACCGATTTTGTGTACAGAGCAACTGTTTATGATGTCATCATTAAACCAACTCATAGAAAAATGGGTCTTGGTACTCAGTTAATAGATGCAGTTATAAATCATCCTAAGTTAGTTTCAGTTGAGCAAATTACTCTTTATTGTCTACCAGAAATGATTCCTTTTTATCAACGTTGGGACTTCACAGGTAACACAAGTGAATTACAGTTGATGTTCCGAAACAATGCGTGAATTTGAATGATCGCAACTCACCAGGTTATCTG
This portion of the Brasilonema sennae CENA114 genome encodes:
- a CDS encoding phage holin family protein is translated as MPPTLLPTFLTTLITALSLLIVDLVVPGVNISNFVSALVAGLLIGFVNGSVKPVLSALSLPLNLVSLGAFSLIVNGICFSIAAFLAPGFQVHGLIAFILGPVVLSFAGTLINNYFTERRILTASEEIKDKAQLPSS
- a CDS encoding DUF4870 domain-containing protein, with the protein product MRVTYDSDKRKLLSSLCHGAIFFSTTLFSVGVPILINLISDDPVVKSNAKESINFHFNVWFWAILIGVPIGIISFLTLGLGGILFFPVVAFGFLLHWGLTIWALLHCFTNPDEPFRYPFIFRVF
- a CDS encoding histidine kinase encodes the protein MPNNIKEQITNDLQQAKQTGQLRTERIREIVKAAVSQVVSEFKEGSTELRTIVKDAVSTVVENLQDKGGELKEEVTASIEGALEAVNSKRHENIAKTQAEVKQLQIKLDEEEENIQREVDGILTEIQDTSKEKSASSKTAINSAVDAIKDSEEFSLLKKRYAQLRAQLAIVQANLAARYGGRSEEVKGHLDDAKTWFNEARPQAEAVVTQVQEKSSQLDEKIGEAGTAIAKKERQIRQILRELLLTAADKIKDKEPINK
- the alaS gene encoding alanine--tRNA ligase yields the protein MSDYPQYLSGNDIRQKFLDFYAQRGHQILPSASLVPEDPTVLLTIAGMLPFKPIFLGQRTSEFKRATTSQKCIRTNDIENVGRTKRHHTFFEMLGNFSFGDYFKEQAIAWGWELSTKVFGLPPEQLVVSVFEEDDEAFGIWRDKIGVQEARIKRMGADDNFWASGPTGPCGPCSEIYYDFHPERGDDNIDLEDDSRFIEFYNLVFMQYNRDAEGNLTPLANKNIDTGMGLERMAQILQRVPNNYETDLIFPIIKTAAEIAGIDYAKADEKTKVSLKVIGDHIRAVVHMIADEIRASNVGRGYILRRLIRRVVRHGRLIGIGGEFTTQVAESAIALSESAYPNVRQRENAIKAELQREESRFLKTLERGEELLTEIIQQVQSKGETQISGESAFTLYDTYGFPLELTQEIAAENNLTVDEAGFDTEMQKQVERAKEAHKTIDLTVQGSLDKLAEDIQATEFIGYTQPVATSKVEVLLVSGVSQEEAEAGTDVQIVLDQTPFYAESGGQIGDRGYLSGDGVLVTIHDVKKESDFFVHFGRIERGTIRVGDTVTAQIDQACRRRLQANHTATHLLQAALKKIVDDSISQAGSLVSFDRLRFDFNCPRALTPDEIHQVEELVNSWIAEAHSAKVEILPLAEAKARGAVAMFGEKYGEEVRVIDFQGVSMELCGGTHVSNTAEIGVFKIISEAGVASGVRRIEAVSGPAILDYLNVRDKVVKDLSDRFKVKPEELPDRITTLQNELRTSQKELETLKSQLAIAKSDSLLQTVESIGDYKILVAKMEGVDPESLKTVAERLLQKLGNGAVVLGSVPEEGKVSLVAAFSSEVNKKGLQAGKFVGAIAKICGGGGGGRPNLAQAGGRDASKLPLALEQAQNELRSALG
- a CDS encoding GNAT family N-acetyltransferase, with protein sequence MYQIVANLTENQVSNLLDLYKNEFWSYKRQREDIVKMLAASDIIVGLVDENEQLIGFTRVLTDFVYRATVYDVIIKPTHRKMGLGTQLIDAVINHPKLVSVEQITLYCLPEMIPFYQRWDFTGNTSELQLMFRNNA
- a CDS encoding YqaE/Pmp3 family membrane protein, which gives rise to MTKLLRLVLGLVIPPLGVFLTVGIGPTLLINVLLTLLGWLPGSIHAVWVIAKYEDKLNGEQVY
- a CDS encoding protein tyrosine phosphatase family protein, producing MDNKIENIYNYIKISDFIATSGQPTIKEFSAIQQAGYQIVVNLALPESTNALPEEKQIVESQGMQYVHIPVVWEKPTIENLNEFFSVMEANTDKKVFVHCVANKRVSAFIYLYCRLHEQMSEEDANKDLHKIWVPNEIWQNFIEQVIKNYYFL
- a CDS encoding type II toxin-antitoxin system Phd/YefM family antitoxin, which gives rise to MQKVTVDDIKRDPLKYLNQVEAGESFVIVQADKAIAELKPITNTNKQLRPFGLCAGEFTVPDDFDEPLPEDSLRGYRVHTSRSKPHPRF
- a CDS encoding nuclease A inhibitor family protein; this encodes MSLTDSFQPERFSEQQLSEKIKKLTEGILWSSESDYPLEVVFWETSTISPEKLLELTNQLPDTVVAVQQGDKFFAKLFRQYKHYISESSDEESEKEYKSCLVKCQKLADLLKANLTDIQYFDVGGNQPKIYLYLIGKSPSSNILGLSTIGIYT
- a CDS encoding 2Fe-2S iron-sulfur cluster-binding protein, yielding MTVYQVRLVNSGIGLDRTIEVPDDQYILDIAQEAGIRLPSGCNQGECSACVAKIISGEVDQSEQKFLRPHEVEAGYTITCVAYALSDCTLETHQEQVLYKSSLYFKSNAAPSE